In Cryptomeria japonica chromosome 10, Sugi_1.0, whole genome shotgun sequence, a genomic segment contains:
- the LOC131076139 gene encoding small ribosomal subunit protein uS12: MGKTRGMGAGRKLKTHRRRQLWADKAYKKSHLGNEWKKPFAGSSHAKGIVLEKIGIEAKQPNSAIRKCARVQLIKNGKKIAAFVPNDGCLNYIEENDEVLIAGFGRKGHAVGDIPGVRFKVVKVSGVSLLALFKEKKEKPRS, translated from the coding sequence ATGGGGAAGACACGTGGTATGGGAGCGGGGCGTAAGCTGAAGACCCACAGGAGGCGGCAGCTGTGGGCAGACAAGGCTTACAAGAAGAGCCATCTTGGTAACGAGTGGAAGAAACCCTTTGCTGGTTCTTCTCATGCTAAGGGCATTGTCCTTGAGAAAATAGGTATTGAGGCTAAGCAGCCTAATTCTGCTATTCGAAAGTGTGCAAGAGTTCAGCTTATCAAGAATGGAAAGAAGATTGCTGCTTTTGTTCCCAATGATGGTTGTTTGAACTACATCGAAGAAAATGATGAGGTGCTGATTGCTGGATTTGGGCGAAAAGGGCACGCGGTGGGAGATATTCCTGGAGTTCGATTTAAGGTTGTTAAGGTGTCTGGTGTATCATTGTTAGCTCTTTTTAAGGAGAAAAAGGAGAAGCCACGATCATGA